GACCCAAGCTCACCCAAAAACGCTCACCCTGCCCTAACTAGCGTGATCGTAGATAAAGTGGTGCGCGACGACAAGGACTTTCAGCTAAAATACGACCCTAGCCACCCAGACGCAAATGCAAATGGCTACGTCGCATTTCCAAATATAAACCCAGTCATCGAGATGGCTGACTTGCTTGAGGCGACAAGGGCTTATCAAGCAAATGTAGCGTCATTTCAAAACGCAAAAACAATAGCACAAAGTGCGATATCACTTATTTCAGGACAAGCATAATGATAAATAGTATAAATTTAGATAAGCTAAACAAAAACGAAAATTCAAGCAAAATAGCAAAAGCAGGCGAAGAAGGCGGCTTTGAAAATGCACTAAACGACTCTTTAAAAGAGCTAAACAAAGTTCAAATAAACGCCGATAAAGCCATAGCTGATCTTGCAACTGGCGAAGTAAAAGACTTACACCAAGCAGCTATCGCCATAGGCAAAGCAGAGACTAGCATGAAGCTTATGCTAGAAATTCGCAACAAAGCACTAAGCGCATACAAAGAAATTTCAAGAACGCAAATTTAAGCCATTGAATGAATTCCAGAAAATCAAAAATAACCATACTTTTTTTATTAATTACTTTTGGAATTTCAATCTTTGTGCTTGTTATATTTTATAGAGCGAGCATCGAGCGAAAGCTTCCTAAGCTTCAAACAAGCGACGTAAATACCGCGATCCGTGGCAACATCGTCACTAAAGACGGCTTTAGCATCTCATCAAGCCAAAAACTCTACAAAGTGATGCTTGACACCAGAAACATCGATCCAAATAAAAAAGAGATGTTCATCAAGCTCTACTCGCTTTACAGCGGTGATGATCCAAACAAAGTAAGAAAGATCATAAACGGCACAAAAGGCCTTGTCACGCTCTCTTACAGTATTGACGCAAAGGGCGCTACTTATCTTCAGGAGCTTTCCAGAAAGCTAAACCGCAAGGGCATCTTAATCTCTTATCTTGACCCAAAAACTGGCCTTGCCTCATTTCAAGGTATGCGCGTGATGGAGAGCGGTCAAAACCGCAAATTTATGTCTAAAGACGCCCTTACGCCAGCCATTGGTTACGTGAGTAAAACAGAGAGCGACGCACTTACTAAAAGTAAAGGTGTAAAAGGGCTTGAGAGATACTACGAGGACTACCTAGCTCCGATACAAAACGCCAAAATCCTTGGTCCGCGCGATATCGGCAACAACATAATTTTAACCAGTGATTCAAATTTAGCAACAAGGGTTGATGGCTATAACGCAGTGCTTTCTATACCGCTTAAATTTCAAACAAAGCTAGAGCAAATTTTAGATGAAAAGCGCGAATTTCTAGATGCAAAAGAGCTAATCATCTGCATAATGAATAGCAAAAATGGCGAAATTCTAGCCCTAGCTTCTAGCTCAAGGTATGATCCTTCAAACATAAGAAAGCAAGATTACAGCGCGCTAAATTCGAGCGCAAGCGAGTATGCATACGAGGTTGGATCGGTTTTTAAGCCTTTTATCTTCTCCATACTACTTCAAGAAAAAAAGGTAAATCCTTTTGAGCTAGTAAATACCTATAACGGCCGCTATCAGCTAGGCAAAAGGATCATCAAGGACACCCACCCAGAGCCTTTTATGAGTGCTGAAGACATCATCGTGCACAGCTCAAACATCGGTATGATCCAGCTAGTAGATAGACTAAATGGCCCACAAATTTATCAAGGGCTTTTAAATTTTGGCTTTTCAAGAAAGACTGGCATCGACCTGCCATACGAGCAAGTGGGTATGATGCCAACGGTTACTAAACTAAATTCATCGACCTATAAAGCGACAGTTAGCTACGGATACGGCCTTCAAGCGACATTCATGCAGCTTTTGAAAGCTTATAACACCTTTAACAACAAAGGTATCGAGGTGACGCCGCACATGGTGGCATATCTTGAGCGAAATGGCAAGCGCTACGATCTGCCAAAAGCAGAGCCAGCTCAGGTCATTTCGCAAGAGACCGCAAAGATAATGAAGAGAATTTTGATAAAAACAGTTGAAAAAGGCACTGGCTTAAAGGCATTTACACCAGGTCTTGAGATAGGCGGAAAAACTGGCACCGCACACATCGCTTCTGGCAAAGGCGGATATAGCAACACCTATAATGGCTCGTTTTTTGGCTTCGTAAACGACACGAGAGGTAACAGCTACACGATAGGCGTTTTAGCAAGAGACCCTAAAAAGCCTTACTACTACTTTGGTGCGCAAAGTGCGTTGCCGACATTTAAAAAGGCCGTTGATCTAATGGTTGAAGATGGTTATTTGTTTCCAGATCCTAATGTCATAGCTGAGTTTGAAGCTAAAAAAGATAAGCTTAAAAATGATAAAGTAAAGCAAAAACCAGCGTTAGATTAAATTTAACTTCTAAGATATAAATATTAAATTTCAAATTTAGAGTTTAAAGTAGAAATTTGGATCTAGGCAAGCGGCCTAAATCCAGAATTTATGCAAGTCCAAGTTCATTTAAGACAGAGCTTAAATTTACAGAATTATTTGTATTTTTGCCAAGGCTATTTTGCTTCTCAAGCAGTGTTTGGCTAGTAAGTGCCATGTTTAGCTCTTTGCGGTAGTCACTTAAAATTTTATCCATTATTTTAAGTAGCTCATTTTTTTGATCCTGCGTTTTGGTCGGATCATTTATGCTTAAAAGCTCGGTTAGCTCCTCTTTTTTCTGAGCTATTTTCTCTTCTATCTTGTTTGAATTTAGCTCATTTATAAAGCCAGCAGCACCGATCTCTGTAAGCCTTTTCTTAAACTGCTCAAGCTTGTCTGAAACCTTTGCCTCGCTTGTGATCTTATCAAGCGTTAGACTTAAAATTTCATCAAAACTATTTTTTTTATCATTAGCTTTGCTTGAGCCTGACTGCAACAAATAATCGATAATATCGTTATTTTGAACCTTCATACATCTCCTTTTAAATTTGAGATGCTTTTTATAAGCAAGATTTATTCCTAAAGGCTAAATTCTCTAGCGTTTTTTGATTTTTCTAGGATAAAACTAGCAAATTCATCACTAAAATTTGGACACTCTACCACTTTATAAAAGCTAAAATTTAGCTCTTTTGCAAGCTTAGCGTACTCGATAACTAGCTCAAAAATGGTCTCAGAGTTATCTATACAAAAAGAGAGCGGATAGATAAGCACTTTTTTATTTTCACACTTTGCTAAAGCCTCATTTAGAGATGGCTCTAGCCATTTAACTGGGCCAAGACGCGACTGATAAGCAAGGCTTACATCTTTAAAATTTAACCCCTGCTCTTTTAGCATTTTGCTTAAAATTTGCACATGTTCGTTTATATGTTTTTCGTAGATATCGCCCTTTTCAATGATCTTGCGAGGTAAAGAGTGAGCTGAAAAGATGAGGCTAACATCGCTTATATCGGTATCTTTTATCGCTTCACGGATGTGGGAAATAATGATCTTATTGTAAGCGTCATCATCATAAAATGGCTCGCAAAGTGAAATTTTAGCTTTTAGTTTAAGCTTCTCTTTTGCCTTTTTAAAATCAGCTAGGCTCGAAGTTATCGTAGTTTGTGAGTGATGAGGATAGAGCGGCAAAAGAACTATCTCATCAAATTTTTCATACTTTTTAAGCACATCTTTTACAAATGGCGAAGTGTAGTTCATCGCAAAATCAACCGCGTCAAATTCGCTTTTAAGGCTTGAAATTTTCTCACAAAGCTTAGCTGTAAGCTCGCAAAGTGGCGACTTTCCGCCTATTTGCTCGTAGTTGTGCTTCGCAGTTTTTAGCCTACCTTTTGTGATCATGAAAGCTACAAATTTTCTTAAAAATTTATTTTTTATACCCAAAATATATGGGTCATTAAACATATTTGTTAAGAAAATTTCGACATCATCTAGGCTGTTTGCACCGCCCATATTTAAAAGCAAAAGAGCTTTTTTCATCAAAATAGTTCTCTTATTTTTATAGCGTCATCGATGTTTGAAAGTTCGCTGCTCTCGCCACTTTGGCAAAGATCGTAAAAGGCCTCGTATTGCGCTTTTAGCTCGCTATTATTTGTATCTATCTTTAAATTCATCTGTCCATTTTCGCTCACTTGATGAAGCTTGTGATCGATGAGATCGCCAAAATAGACGCCATTTTTCGCATTTACCTCTATCTTAAAGCGCTCTAGTGAGCCACAAAATGAGTCAGTGATATGCACTAGAATTTGATTTTTACTTTTAAAGCTTATCGCCACGTTATCGGCACTTTTGGCATTTGTCTTGTTTGTTTGAGTGTAGTAAAAGTCGCTGACTTCAGAATTTATGATATTTTTTGCTAGATCGATGTCTGAAACTGAGAGCTCATTTATGATATTTCCGTCGCAAAGTGGCTTAAAATGAGCGATAGAAATGCTATAAATTTCCTCTTCTTTTAAAAGTGCCTTTTTAAGTGACAAGATAGTTGGATTAAAACGCTCAGAAATTCCCGTGCAAACCCTAGTTTTGTTTGTTTTGGCGGCATATTTTATCTCTTTAAGATCTGCGATACTTTTAAAAACTGGGCGTGAGATGAGGATATTTTGACAATATTTTGCACACTGGCAAAATGCCTCCACCATCTCCTCTCTTGGCGAGCAAAGCACGACTGCTTGAGGCTGGGCAACCTCTATAAATTCTTTAAAATCAGTATAAAAATCAGCTCTGCAAAACTCATCAACATTGTCTTTGTCAAAAATGCCACAAATTTCAAACTCGTTTGAGCGTCTAAGCTCTAAATAATGTTTTTTACCTGTGCTGCAATAGCCGATAATGCCGATTTTTAGCTTCACATTCACCCTTTAAAACTTTAGAAATTTTTAATTATTTTATTTACAAATCGCTTTTAAATAGATAAAACAAGAGATAGTTTTCAAAATATCACTATTTTTTCTCTTTTTAGAATTTCGCAAACGAATTTTGGCTAAAATCAAGCAAAATTTTAAAACTAACGAGGATAAAAATGCAAAATTTAGATATAAGAAAGGCATATCTTGATTTTTTTAAATCAAAAGGTCACGAAGTAGTAGCTTCTGCGCCACTTGTGCCAAACGATGCAACACTGCTTTTTACAAATGCTGGCATGGTGCCATTTAAGAGCATTTTCACAGGCGAAGTGCCACGCCCAACACCACCTATCCGCACTAGCTGTCAGACCTGCATAAGGGCTGGCGGTAAGCACAACGACCTTGATAACGTCGGCTACACAGCGCGCCACCACACATTTTTTGAGATGCTTGGCAACTTTAGCTTTGGCGAATACTTCAAAAAAGAGGCGATCGCTTACGCTTGGGAATTTGTCACAGAAGTGCTAAAACTACCAAAAGATAAGCTTTATGTAACCGTTCACGAAAGCGACGATGAGGCGTTTGAAATTTGGAGCACTCACATCGCAAAAGAGAGAATTTACCGCTTTGGCGACCACGATAACTTCTGGCAAATGGGTGATACTGGACCATGCGGCCCTTGCAGTGAAATTTTTTACGATCAAGGGGCTGAACACTTTAACACACCAGAAGATTACATGGGCGGCGATGGAGATAGATTTTTAGAGATCTGGAACCTTGTTTTCATGCAGTATGAAAGAAGTGCGGATGGCAAACTAAGCCCGCTACCAAAGCCAAGCATCGATACAGGCATGGGGCTTGAGCGCGTTACTGCTATCTTGCAGGGTAAATTTAGCAACTACGACAGCACACTTTTTATGCCGCTTATCAATGAAGTGGCAAAGCTTTGCGGCAAGCCATACGTCTATGAAAGTGGTGCTAGCTACCGCGTCATAAGCGACCACATCCGCTCAGTCACATTTTTGCTAGCTCAAGGCACGACATTTGATAAAGAGGGCCGTGGCTACGTGCTTCGCCGTATCTTACGCCGTGCAATCCGCCATGGATACTTACTAGGCATAAAAGAGCCATTTATGTATAAGCTTGTCGATAAAGTTTGTGAGCTTATGGGCGGACACTACACCTATCTAAACGATAAAAAAGCGGCTGTAAAAGAGCAGATCAAACTTGAAGAAGAGAGATTTTTAGCGACTATCGCTAGTGGTTTAGAGCTATTTGAGAGTGAGCTTAAAAATACAAAAGAGATTTTTAGTGGAGAGGCTGCATTTAAGCTCTATGATACATTTGGCTTCCCACTTGATCTAACGGCTGATATGCTTAGAGAAAAGGGCTTAAAGGTCGATGAGGCAAGGTTTGATGAGCTTATGAGTGAGCAAAAAGCACGTGCAAAAGCTGCTTGGAAAGGCAGTGGCGACAAGAGTGCGAAGGGCGATTTTAAAGAGCTACTTGAGAAATTTGGCGAGAATAAATTTATAGGCTACGAAGAGCTTAAGAGTAAAAGTAAAATTCTAGCCCTACTTGATGAAGAATTTAAAAATGTAGATAGCCTAGATGCTGGCAAAGAGGGCTGGGTGATGTTTGATGTCACTCCATTTTACGCTCAAAGTGGCGGTCAGTGCGGCGATAGCGGTAAGATAGTAGGCAAAGCAAATGTGCTTGATACGCAAAAATTCCACGGACTAAATTTATCTTTAGTAAAAACTAACGCAGCGCTAAAAGTTGGCGACGAAGTTGAGCTTGAAGTGGGCAGCGATAGAGCAGAAACTGCACGTCATCACAGCGCTACACACTTGCTTCACGCAGCCCTTAGAAGCGTGCTTGGCACACACATCGCTCAAGCTGGCTCAAATGTCGAGGCAGATAGGCTAAGATTTGACTTCTCTCATCCAAAGGCGCTTACTAGCGAAGAAATTTCAAAGGTCGAAAACCTTGTAAATGAGTGGATCTTAAACGGCGCAAATGCAAAAACACAGGTTATGGAGCTTGAAGAGGCTAAAAAAAGCGGAGCGATCGCGCTATTTAACGAAAAATATGCCGACAAAGTAAGAGTTGTGAGCTTTGGCGATGTCAGCAAAGAGCTTTGCGGCGGCACACACGTGAAAAACATAGATGAGATCAGATCGTTTTTCATCACAAAAGAGAGCGGCGTAAGTGCTGGTGTTAGGCGTATAGAGGCTGTTTGCTCAAGGGCTGCGCTAAATTTAGCAAGGTCGTTTAGAGCTGAGCTTGAAGAGCTAAAAGACGAGCTAAAAAGCACAGAGCCACTAAATGCCGTTAAGAAACTAAAAGGCGAGATAAAGGGCTTAAAAGATAAGCTAAAAAACGCTAAAAGCTCTCAGGAGTTAGCCTTTACAAATGTAAATGAAACTAAACTTTGTGTGGCACACATCGATGGTGGCGACATAAAAACTTTGATAGATGAGTTTAAAAATGGGCACGAAAAGGCTGCTATTTTGCTGATCCAAACAGATGAAGAGGGTAAAATTTCTCTTGCAGCTGGCGTGAAAAATGCTCCATTAAAAGCTGGCGCTTGGGTTAAATTTGCAGCGCAAATTCTAGGCGGTAATGGCGGCGGCAAAGACGACTTTGCAACAGCTGGCGGCAAAAACGCTCTAGCCATCGAAGACGCCATAAAAAGCTCACTTGAGTATGCAAGGCAAGCTTTAGAAAAATGATTCATCAAGAGATCGCTTTTTTTAAATTTGATCAACTAATCATCTTCTTGCACATTAGTTTCGTAGCTCTTTTTATAGGACTACAAGCTGGTTTGGTGCTTACTGGAAGCTATTTTATAAAAAATAAATTTGAAGATAAAGAGCGCTATCACATCTTGCTTCACATCATAAGACGCTTTGGACTAGCCATCTTTGCGCTAGTTCTTGGCATCGCACTAACTAGTTTAATAATGATCTTTTACTTTGATGATGGCAAAATGCAAAATCCGATGGCAAGTGCCATAGTAGCGACCAAATGGGCGATAGAGCTATTTTTACTCTTAAATTTAAGCTATATCTTTTATAGATACAAAAAGGCTTTAAAAACTCTAAGATCGCACGAGATGATCGAGTTAAACGAGAGCCTAATCGTCATCATCTACTACTTCACACCGCTAAATTTACTAGCCTCGCTTGCGGCTGTCTATCTTGGCGTGAGCTATAGGGGCTTTTGATGATCACTCTTGCTTCTAGCTCGCCAACAAGGGCAAATTTACTAAAAGATACTGGGATAGAATTTAAACAAATTTCTTGCAGCTTTGATGAGAGCATGATAGCTAAGAGCCTAAGACCAGAAATTTACGTCCAAAACGTCGTAAAAGCTAAAAAAGAGCAGTTTTTAAAGGCAAATGGCAAGCTTTTAAATTTACTCTTTGCAGATAGCTGTGTGGCTTGTGGGGATAAAATTTTAGGCAAGGCAAAGGATGAAAACGAGGCACTTGCTATGCTAAATTTACAAAGTGGCAATGAGTGTAGCGTCTATACGGCGATGATATTTTTAGGCGAATTTGAGCTTATAAATGTAAGCAAGACTACATATAAATTTGCTAAATTTAGCGAGCAAGATCTAAAAAGCTACCTAGAAAGTGGCGAGTGGCAAGGCAAAGCTGGAGCCATGACGATAGAAAATTTTAATAAAAAATACATCATCTCCCAGCACGGCGAGACAAGCACAGCAATGGGGCTAAATTTAAAAATATTAAAGGCATTTTTATGAAATATATCTTGGCATTTATCTTTGTAGTTGCCATCGCACTTGGCGGAGCGTTTTTATACTTTTATTCGCAGGTGAGATTTGACGCTTATACCATCATCGACTACAAGCCAAAGCTTGCGACACAAATTTTTGATAGAAACAACGAGCTTATCGCAAATATCTTTGAAGAAAACAGAATTTACGTAAAGTATAACGACATCCCGCCACGTGTCATCGAAGCGCTCGTGGCTATCGAGGACACGAGCTACTTTGAGCACGGCGGTATCAACGTAGAAGCCATGGCAAGAGCAGCGATAAAGGATATCAAAGCTAGAAAGCTAGTAGAAGGCGCATCTACGCTAACTCAGCAGCTCATAAAAAACCTAGCCCTAAGCCGCGAGAAGAAATTTACAAGAAAGATAAAAGAGGTCGTGCTTGCTATGAAGCTTGAAAGCGAGCTTAGCAAAGAGGACATCATCGAAAGATACCTAAATCACGTATATTTCGGGCACGGCTACTACGGCATCAAAACAGCTGCGGAGGGATACTTTAGAAAAGAACTAAATGAGCTAAGCATAAAAGAGATAGCGATGCTAGTTGGCATGCCAAAAGCGCCAAGCACCTATGATCCTACAAAGCACCTTGACCTCTCACTTAGCCGCGCGAACAGGGTACTTGAGAGGATGTATAGCATCGGCTGGATAAACGAAGATGAGTACCGCAAGGGCGTGCTTGAAGAGCCAGCAGTCTTTGACGATACGCTAACACGCAATAAAGCCCCTTACGTGGTCGATGAGATCATAAAAGAGGCTTCAAAGAAATTTGACGATATAAAAACTGGTGGTTACAAGATACAAAGCACCGTCGATCTAAACGTGCAAAAGATCGCTCAAGACGCTCTAGTCTATGGCTACAATGAAATTTTAAAAAGAGATAAAAAGGCAAATCCAGAGATGCTAAATGGCGCTATCGTCGTCACTCATCCACAAAGCGGACAAATTTTAGCTCTGATTGGCGGCATCGACTACGCAAAAAGTAGCTACAACCGCGCCACCCAGAGCAAGCGTCAGCCAGGATCAAGCATTAAGCCATTTATCTATCAAATAGCGCTTGATAGCGGCTACTCTGTCGTCTCTCAGGTAGCTGACATCGCTAGGACGTTTGACATGGGCAATGGCAAAGAGTGGACGCCAAAAAACTATAGTGGCGGCTTTCAAGGCTACATCACGATAAAATCAGCCTTAACCCAGTCTCGCAACCTCGCAACCATAGATTTACTAAACGATCTTGGTCTTAGCTCGGTTCGCAAACAGCTTACAGATATGGGCTTTAACGACATCCCTGAAAATTTATCAATCGCACTTGGTAGCTTTGGGATTTCGCCACTTGACTTTGCGAAATTTTACTCGATGTTTCCAAACGATGGCGAAGTGGTCGAGCCTACGCTCATTAAGCATATAGAAAATAGCTTTGGCGCGTCGATGGACTATGAGCCACAAAAGAAGCAGGTGCTAAAACCTGAGCAGGCATTTTTGATGACTACCTTGCTTCAAAACGTCGTAAACAACGGCACCGGACGCAACGCAAAGGTAAATGGCATCCAGATCGCTGGCAAGACTGGCACGTCAAACAACAGCATCGATGCTTGGTTTTGTGGCTATTCGCCTGATATCGAGGCCATCATCTGGTACGGAAACGACGATAACAGCCCTATGAAAAAGGTCGAGGGTGGCAGCAGAACAGCGGCGCCTGTCTTTAAGAAATTTATGGAGGGCTATATCAAGCTCTACCCTACCCTAAGACGTGCATTTGAACAGCCTGATGGTGTCTATAAAGGATACTACAACGGCGCTGATGAGTACTACACAAACGACTCACCGTTGCCGCAAAATACGCCAACAAATGACATTATTCAAGATCAAGAAAACGATGGATTATTATTTTAGGAGATAAGATGAAAAATTTAAAAATTTTACTTTGTCTAGCGCTTGCAGGCCTTGCATACGGCGCTGATCTAAACACAGCTAGTAAGAGCGAGCTAATGAGCCTTGGGCTAAACAAAAGCCAGGCACTAAACGTCATAAAGTATAGAAAAGCTCATAAATTTACAAGTGTCGAGGAGCTTGAGAAGGTTCAGGGCATCGGCTTTAACGACATGCAAAATGTCAAAGAAAAGCTTAGTGTAAAAGATAGCCAAAAGGCGAAAAAGGCTGAGCCCAAAAAGAAGTCAAAAAGCAAAAAACTAAAAAGCAAGAAAAAGAAAAAATAATTCTTCTTTTATAAATTTCTAGCCATTTACATTTTAGCTCTATCATTACGCCCCTGAAAGAAGGTGGCTAGAGTGCTAAACATCGACAAAATAAGACATATAAGCTTTGTAAAATTTTTAATTTTATTTGTAGCTTATATGTTTTTCATAAACTACATATTTTTATTTAAGGGCGTGTTTTTAGGGTTTTATAGGGCGACACTTTATCTTTTTCTATACTGCTTTTTGCTCTACTTAGCATATTTTTTCTTTTACTCTTTGCTGGAGTTTTTTGCATTTTGCTTGTGCCATTTTTGTTAAAACCTCTTGCTATCTTTCTCATCATGATTAGCAGCATATCTGCTTACTTTATGCAAGCTTATGGCGTCATTATAGATAAAGGCATGCTATTAAAGCCTTGCATATATGTAGCGCTTGTAAAGATTAGCTATGGTAGTTTTAAAAATGCGCTTAGATCAAGAGTAAAAATAGCCCTTAGCACTTTAGCAAGTGCAGCTATAATCTTTGCACTCATGTCTAAAATTTTTATACCATTTTTTAGAGAGCATAACGTCTCAAGCGTTTTACTCCCATACTATCCTATCTACTCTGGTATAAGACTAGCAAAGTCTTTGGCGCAAAAACCGCTGCCTTTTACCTACGTGGCAGGTGACGCAACGCTTACTAACGATAAAGCGAGAAAATTTTAGCAACCGTGAGGCTAAGGCTCGTGAAAATTTAGTTGATATCATCAATAAACTTGGCATAAAAACATACTTTTTTGGCAATAATAGTGGCGGCTGCAAGGGCGTTTGCGACAACCTTGATCAAAACCACACTTCAGAGCACAAAGCAGAAGGTTTTGATGAAGTGATATTTGATGAGGCAAAAAAGGTCATAAAAGATGCAAACTCCACTACCTTTATCGTGCTACATTTGCAAGGCTCGCATGGTCCTATCTACTACAAAGGCTATCCAAGTAAATTTAAAGAATTCACCCCAACCTGCGACACTGCCGAGCTAAACAAATGCACGCCAGATGAGATAGCAAACACCTATGACAACACCATTTTATACGAGGACTATCTACAAAGTGAGCTGATAAACGCCCTTGAAGCAAAAAAAGCTAAATTTGAAGTCACTATGTTCTTTTTCTCAGATCATGGAGAGAGCCTGGGTGAAAATGGTATATATTTACACGGACTGCCTTACTCCATCGCTCCAGACGAGCAAAAACACATCCCAGCCATTATCTTTTCAAGCGATAGCGAGCTTTTAAAAAGGCTAAAAACTAGAAAAGGCGAAAGTCTTTCGCATGATTTTGTCTTTAGCTCAGTTCTTGGATATTTTGGGGTGAAAACTAAGGCTTATGAGCCAGAATTTGATATTTTTAGGCAGTAAATTTAAAAGCCAGCCTAGGCAAAGCCCGAAGCTGGCGCAAATTTAAAAGCTGATCTCTTTTATATCAGCTACTTTTAATATCTCGCTATAAATTTGACCAATGATCGCGACGCGGTTATTTCGCACTTTCTCGTTTTTAACGTTTATCATAACTTTGTCAAAAAACTCATCTATCTGCGGCTTTAGTGCAAATAGCGCTTTTAGCCTTGGCTCGTAGGCTAGGCTCTTATCAACCGCTTTAAACGCCTCATTTAAGGCCTTTTCAGCATCTATCTCAAAGAGGCTCTCATCGACCTTGCTAAATTTATCATCTTTTATGATGTTTGCAAGGCGTTTAAATGTCGAGAAATTCTCTCTAAAATTTGGCTCGCTTGAAATTTTAGCAAGCGCCTCTATCATCTTAGTTAGCTCCAAGATGTCCTTTTCGCCGCTTTTTATGCACGCTTTTACGATAGAAGCGTTTGCGTCAAAGAAGGTGTAGAGCCTATCAAGGATGAAATTTATAAGCACCTCAACGTCAAATTTCTTATACTCTTTTGCGACATCTTCTAAAATTTCTTTTACGTTAAATTTCAAATTATGAGCCAAAACGATCTTTATCACACCATTTGCTGCGCGCCTTAGAGCGTATGGATCTTTCGTGCCGCTTGGGATTTTGCCGATGCTAAAAAGTCCCATTAGCGTATCAAGCTTATTTGAAAGCGCCACAACCGAGCTAAAGACCTTGCTTGGGCACTGCGCCTCCTCGCCGTCTGGCAGATACTGCTCTTTTATAGCTAAAACGACATTTTCGTCCTCATTTTTAGCCTTTGCGTAGTAAGCACCCATGACGCCTTGAAGCTCGGTAAATTCATAAACCATCTGTGTTGTAAGGTCAGCCTTGCTTAGCATTACAGCTCGCTCTAGCTTCGCTTCATACTCGCCAGCCTCTTTTTTAAGTGGCTCATCATAGTTGCAAGCTAGTTTTTTAGCCACTTTTAGCTCTCTAAGCTCCTTTTCATAGATACTTCCAAGCTCTTTTAGATAGGTTATATTTTTTAGTTTTTCTGGGCCAAATTCGTGCGCTAGGTCGCTTTGCCAAAAGAACATCGCGTCGCTTAGCCTTGCTCTTAACACCTTTTCGTTACCCTTAATGATGAGTGAGTAGTCTTGCGTGATGGCGTTACTAACGACAACGAAGCCATTTGCGAGCTTGCCATCTTTAAAGACTGGGAAGTAGCGCTGATTTTCTTTCATCGATGTGATGATGACCTCGCTTGGCACCTCCAAAAACTCCTCTTCAAACGAGCCAAGAAGCGCTGTTGGATACTCTGTGATCGCCACCACTTCAGCTAGCAGCTCTTTATCGATCTCGATCTTTAGCCCACTTTTTTGACTGATCTTTTCAAATTCATCAAGGATTATTTTCTCTCTCTCATCCGCTTCAAGCACGACGCCACGGCTCTTTGAGCCTTCAAAATACTCTTTTATATTTGAAATTTTTATCTTGTCGTAGCTAATGCTTCTGTGAGGATAGGTAGAGTTACTGCTCTCTACGCCAAATTTGTTAAATTTAATGACCTCATCTCCAAGCAAGCATAAAAACGATCTTATCGGGCGGATAAACTCAAATTTGCCGTTGCCCCAGCGCATAGACTTGCCAAAGCTAAGGCTCTTTA
This genomic stretch from Campylobacter concisus harbors:
- a CDS encoding phosphoethanolamine transferase domain-containing protein; amino-acid sequence: MPFLLKPLAIFLIMISSISAYFMQAYGVIIDKGMLLKPCIYVALVKISYGSFKNALRSRVKIALSTLASAAIIFALMSKIFIPFFREHNVSSVLLPYYPIYSGIRLAKSLAQKPLPFTYVAGDATLTNDKARKF
- a CDS encoding phosphoethanolamine transferase, which gives rise to MTQRLLTIKRENFSNREAKARENLVDIINKLGIKTYFFGNNSGGCKGVCDNLDQNHTSEHKAEGFDEVIFDEAKKVIKDANSTTFIVLHLQGSHGPIYYKGYPSKFKEFTPTCDTAELNKCTPDEIANTYDNTILYEDYLQSELINALEAKKAKFEVTMFFFSDHGESLGENGIYLHGLPYSIAPDEQKHIPAIIFSSDSELLKRLKTRKGESLSHDFVFSSVLGYFGVKTKAYEPEFDIFRQ
- the glyS gene encoding glycine--tRNA ligase subunit beta → MKELLLEIGVEELPAIPFLRELPNINAKWQAVLEKYNIKSEFKFYYTPRRLVFFHEKFPQAQPDSVASFVGAPKQVALKDGAFTKAALSFANKCGISESELKFKEIDGKEVLYHEKEVKGEPVAKIMGDMVEEFLKSLSFGKSMRWGNGKFEFIRPIRSFLCLLGDEVIKFNKFGVESSNSTYPHRSISYDKIKISNIKEYFEGSKSRGVVLEADEREKIILDEFEKISQKSGLKIEIDKELLAEVVAITEYPTALLGSFEEEFLEVPSEVIITSMKENQRYFPVFKDGKLANGFVVVSNAITQDYSLIIKGNEKVLRARLSDAMFFWQSDLAHEFGPEKLKNITYLKELGSIYEKELRELKVAKKLACNYDEPLKKEAGEYEAKLERAVMLSKADLTTQMVYEFTELQGVMGAYYAKAKNEDENVVLAIKEQYLPDGEEAQCPSKVFSSVVALSNKLDTLMGLFSIGKIPSGTKDPYALRRAANGVIKIVLAHNLKFNVKEILEDVAKEYKKFDVEVLINFILDRLYTFFDANASIVKACIKSGEKDILELTKMIEALAKISSEPNFRENFSTFKRLANIIKDDKFSKVDESLFEIDAEKALNEAFKAVDKSLAYEPRLKALFALKPQIDEFFDKVMINVKNEKVRNNRVAIIGQIYSEILKVADIKEISF